A region of the Culex quinquefasciatus strain JHB chromosome 1, VPISU_Cqui_1.0_pri_paternal, whole genome shotgun sequence genome:
CTCCAGCAACTCCGACATCGACAACAACTTCCATACAAAGTTGTTGACACATTGTCCAACTGTAAGACTGACTTCTCAGAACTTGCTAACTCCAATTCCAACTCTAGCTTCTCAAATTCATAGAATCAGACTCCGACgccaagttttcaaaaattgtcgtCGCAACCGATTCATACTTCACCACCCTGTTGAAAGCATTGAAGCCAGAGTCAAAATCGCCCAGTTTTCAGCAATTTTGTCGGAGTCGGTAAAGTCGGATCTCGATGACTAAGTAACTCCGACAACTCCCCTACAAAGAATATTTCCCAACTCTGACTCCGGCTTCTCAgaattccgtagtaacagttcatggcctatctacaatcacttagcttagaaaatttcacttagcttaggaatttgaatcaatggaaatgaagccgagcttctacaatggaaaagtaatcaaattagaaactgacgtatggtttgaaaaatttcaaaatctacggtaagttgacgtttcaatatcaaaggtaaacaaacaactgcatagcaacgtatatcagcccagcaaaatttctaagttgattgtggatgacggccgtaagttgcgtactttcctaagtaaatactttacttagatgttctaagctaagtgattgtagataggccatcaatagggcgaatctgcgtttgtaaacaaactcaagtgacagttctcgTCAAGTGAGAAGGGGATAGACTTcgtgtttacaaacgcagattcgccctattgaactgttgcTACGGAATTGGTTGATTCTGACTCCAGTTCCTTCTCCACAGCGCCGGATTGTGAATTCAAGGCTGTGGAGTAGGAGATGGATTCAAAGTCGGTGGAGTTGAAGGTGGAATCTACAAATCATAGGAAGCCGGGTttggaaaaagtaatttttagaCATTTTGTAGACTCCAGAACTTACGTAGAACATAAGCGTCGCAATGCGGTTCCCAGTTTTCAGCTCCGGGTACGGATTCTCCTCCCTGCTCCAGTCGTAGTGCGGCAGGTAGTGTCCGCCGATGCCGTAGTTGTTGACCTGCAGCGACTCGTACGCGGTCTCGTCCAGCCCCAGGGCCATGTCCTTGGTGCGCCGGCTGAGTGCCGCCACGACCGGATGGTCGAAGTCCGTGAGCCACGAGTTCTGGCTGGTGCGCGACTTGGACACCTCCTTCTTGGCGGCGTCCCCCACCATCGACCGGTTGATCTGCGGACGGCCCAGCTCGATGACCTTGTTGATCTCCGCGGCCGACGCAGCGTCGTGGTAGACGGCGACGAACGGGTCCAGGTTTACTACCTCTTGTTTGAGGGGTGCCAGCCGGAGGAAGGGCGATGTGCTCATGTGGTAGCGGCAGTAGAGGTTGGAGGTTTCCGAAGGGGGTCGTTGGTGATCTCCGCGACAGAGCGGTTCGTACAGCGGGTGAGGAACTGCTCGAGGTGGCTTCACCGTTCGACCGTTCAGCTCGACGTGGTCCAACCAATCTTGGATGACCTTCTTCTTCGAGAGGACTGCAGCGTTCTTTGGATCCAGTTTCAACAGTTCCTCTGTCAACTTCATAGCTTCCTCGTGTTCACCGTCTTCGGTCAAGCTGTACGTGAAGTAGTCCAGAATCTCAAATTTGCTGATCCCGGGAGAGTCCTCCGCCTTCCACCGTCGCAACGCTTCTCGGAACCACTGGTTGGCGTTCGTGAAGTACTTGCCCTGTGCCAAAGCTAACCCAACCCGGTAGCATTCGTCGGGAGTCAGCTCTCGAACCAGCTTGTGCCCGTACACGTTCCCCTTGGCCAGGTCGGTAGCTTCCATCATGTACAGATCTTGCAGCCTCGACAACCCCTCCGCTATCCCCTGCAGGTCCTCCTCGGTCGGCAGCACCGTCGTaccatcaatcaaatcaatgcCAACTCCCTTCCGTATCAGCTCGTCAATATCCTGATAGTCCTTCACCAACCGCTTCGTCATCAGGAACGCACTGACCGGGTTCGAAACGTACACCAGCGGACTCTCCTCCGCTCCCTCGATATCCGCGCGCAGTCTATCGCGCTCCCGCTTCAAGAACGCGACCTTTTCCTCCGACAGCAGTATAAACCGATCCAACCGGTCCAGAATGGCCAGCTCGCTCTTCAGCAGCAGCTCCATGTTCACCACCGACGAGTAGAACTCGCTCGGGATGTGCTGGTCCTGGCCAATTGCCACGACCACCAACGTCAGCAACGGCAGCAATGCCTTACTTGCGGCCATTCCGGGAACTCGACAACGCACAACTGAACCGGAACGCGTGGTCACCCCCGCGAACGCACGGTTCGGAACCCCTTATCGGAAGATTCGGCCTGATAAGAGTCACGAAAAAAAGGCTTGTAAGTTGTTTTCTTTTTGCGCTAAACGACGTTCCGGAGTTGTCATTGGCTTGTATCCGAAAGAAAAGCATGCTTGCTAActgcaatttttatttcaaggtATGACACGCGAGGTTGACGCTGATTAAGGTTTTTGGGCGTCGGTTACGACATCGATGCGTTCCGACGGCACGTTATCGCTGGCTGATAACAGCGCCAGCTGATTAGGGGTTTTTTGGTTAGTACACGATTTATGACTCAGGTAATCACTTTCACTTCTCCGGATCCAGCTCACAGGGTCGCACAAACTCTTGGTGATACTCGTGAATCCACTGGTTGGCCACTACAATCAGAATGAATCGTAGATAATTAAGAACTAATAGACAGGTGTACCTACCCCACTTGGATCCACTCAACACCGGACAAGCAGCATGTTGCGTCCTCCGATCTCCTTTACCATTGCGGTACAGATTGTACCAAAGAATCGCGGATCCCTTCCTGGGAAACACTGCCAAGCCCAGCTGTGGGAATACCGTGGCGCCACCAATCTCCACGTCACTTAACTACGAAGAATCGTTCATAAGTACAAGATCAATAACATTCGATCGTAACCTCACATAGAACATGACCGTCGCGATCCGATTCCCAACGCCCAGTCCCGCGTACGGAACCGCCTCCATAGCCCAGTCGTGGTGCGCCACATAGTGCCCACCGACGCCATAGTTGTTGACCTGCAGCATCTCGTACGACTGCTGGCGCAATCCCCCCGTCATGTCCCCAACGCGGCGGTCTAGCGTCGTAACGACGCGATCATCCCCAGCGTCAAGCCACGCGTTCTGGCTGGTCCGGGCGTTGGACACTTGTGGCTCGCCGTCATCCCGTATGGTTGCCCGGCTGATTCGCGGCTTGGCAAGCTCGATGAGCTTGGAGATTTCCCGATCGGAGGCAACGTCGTGGTAAACCGTGATGAAAGGGTCCAGGTTGAGCACTTCTTCTTTTAGGGGAGCTAGTCGGAGGAAGGAGGACGTCCCTGTATGGTATCGGCAGTAGAGGTGGGAGGTTTCCGAAGCAGGTCGTTGGTAGTCTCCGCGACAGAGTGGTTCGTGAGGTACTTCCGCTCGAAGTTTCTTCTGTAGGTACTTCGACAATTCCTCGATCGTCTTCTTCTCTACGAGCCTTCCAGCATGAGTTGGATCCTGCTTCAGTAATTGGTTGGTTATTTTGAGCGCATCCACATACTGACCGTTCTCGGATAAGCTATACGCGTAGAATTCCAGTATCCAAAGCTGGTTGACACCTGGGTCATCCTCAACCTTCCACCGATTCAGTGCTTCCCGAAACCACTGGTTCGCGTTAGAAAAGTACTTTCCACGTACCAAAGCTGTTCCAATACGGTAGCACTCCTCCGAATTCAGCTCCCGATCCAGCTTGTGTCCGTACACGTTCCCCTTCGCCAGCTCGGAGGCTTCCATCATGTAGAAATCCTGAAGTCTTGACAACCCTCCAGCAACCCCTTGCAGATCATCTTCAGTCGGCAAGACCGTCGCTCCATCGATTATCTCAACGCCGATACCATCCCGGATCAGCGCGTCAATATCCCGGTAGTCCATCAGAAGCCGCTTCGTCATCAGGAACGCACTGATGGGATTGGACACGTAAGCAATCGGATCGACACCTCGGGCTTCGTTACGCAATCGATCACGTTCTCGCTTCAAGAGCTTGATCTTCTCCTGTGACTTCCGGATGAAGAGGTCAAATCGATCCAGGATCGCCAGCTCACTGCTCAGCAGCAGCTCCATGTTCATCACTGAGGAGTAGAATTCGCTGGGTTTTTGACCAAGTACTTGGTACAGCGTCAAGATCATCAACTTCAACGGGTAAGCTGCCACCATTCTGAAATCTTGAAACAGTCAAACTGATGATTTTCTGAGATTTTGCAACTGTTCCAAAACCGAGAAATTCTCGAAAGGCCGTGAAGCATAAGTAATACCATGAAATTCCGTAACGTTcgattttattgcaatttttcaCTTCTTCGGGTCCAGCTCGCAAGGTCGTACAAACTCCTGGTGGCGCTCGTGAATCCACTTGTTGGCGACTAGAACAAAACAAATCGTTATTCACAGATCTTGTGAACCCATCGCATGCCGTCCTACCCCACTTGGATCCGATCAGCACCGGACAAGCCGCGTGCAGTGTCTTCTTGTTCCCTTTGCCGTTGCGATGCAGGTTGTACCAGAAGATCGCGGTCCCTTTCCGGGGACGCACTGCCAGATTCAGCCGGGGGAAGACCGTGGAACCGCCCTCCTGAACGTCACTTAGCTacgaaaaaatctgcatttaaaTTGGGATCTACCGTGGTACAACCAAGACTTACGTAGAACATGAGCGTCGCGATGCGATTCCCCATGCCCTTGTTCGGAAACGGGTTCGCGCTCGTGCTCCAGTCGTAGTGTATGGAGTAGAACCCCCCAAGTCCGTAGTTGTTGACCTGCAGCAGCTCGTAGGACGGCTCGTTCAGCCCTCCGGCCATGTCCCGTGCTCTTTGGTTAAGAGTTTCCACAATCGGATCGTGTTTGTTCTCGAACCAAGCGTTTTGGCTGATTCGGATTTTGGAGATTTGTTCACTCCTGGTATCGCCCACTGCCGACCGCTTGATCAGCGGTCTAGCAAGCTCGATGAGCTTGGCAATCTCCCGGTCGGATACAGCTTCGTGGTAGACGACGATCAATGGTTCCAGATTGACCACTTCCAGCTTCAAGGGCGCCAACCGCAGAAACGGTGTAGCGCTTGTCTCATACCGACAAAACAGCTGGGACGTTACCTCGCCCGGACGTTCGTAGTCTCCACGACACAGCTTTTCATAGAGTTCGATTATAGCCGGCTTTGGCAGCTTGCGCTTTCGTCCGTTTCTCTCAATGTGATCCAGCCAACCTTCGATGACCTTCTTCTTCGCGATACCTCCAACAAAGGTTGAATTGATCTCCAGCAGTTCATTCGTCAACTCCAGTGCTTCTTCGTATCTCCCGACCTCGGACAAACTGTGCGAGTAGTAGTCCAGAATCTCAAACCTACTAACTTTACAAGCTTCCTCCACCTCCAACCGATCCAGCGCTTCCCGGAACCACTGGTTTGCATTCCTGAAGCACGCTCCCTGTGCCATAGCTCTACCAATCCAGTAGCACTCCTCCACACTCAACTCCCGAACCACCCTCTCCCCATTCAAGTTCCCCTTCGCCAGCTCAGCAGCCTTCATTTTATACACCTCCTGCAACCTCGACAACCCCTCGGCGACCCCCTGCAGATCATCCACCCGGGGCAACGCCGTCCACGCATCAATCAACTCAACCCCCACCCCCCGTCGAACCCGTGCGTCAATGTCCCGATAGTCCACCAGCAGTCGCTTCGTCATCAGGAACGCCCTGATCGGATTGGACACGTAAGCGATCGGGTTCTGCTTTGCGCCCGCGACGTCCGCCCTCAGTCGGTCGCGCTCCCGCTTCAAACGCGCGATCTCCGCCTCCGACTTTGCGATGATCGTGTCCAGCCGGTCCAGGATCGCGAGCTCACTCTGCAGCAGCCGCTCCATGCCCACCGTTGAGGTGTAGAATTCGGTGCGATTCTGGGTTTCTGCGGACACCGTGTAACTTCCGAGGGTCAAGATTAGCAACAAGAAGTCAGCAGCTGCGACCATCGCGAAAACTTCGAAACATCAAACTAAACGCGATATTAAAATTCTGAACAAGCCGAGTTTTTACGATAACTTTGATATCCGTGAAATTCTCTGTTGACCGATAAAATTTGCTGATTTCGTATAATGCCCTGAGAACGAAATGAAAAACATTGTGCATTTAATCGCCTTGAACAGTCATCATCGAAGTGTAAATGTACCAGCTGGTATTATGTTTCGCAATGTATTTACAACTGTTTACACCGAGGTTTATACAGATGCATTACATCTTGACGATTCATTGAAAAATTGAGAAAGATTTCTTTGATAGGAGATGTTAaggcaacatttaaaaatttagccaCAATTATTTCTACTCTCATGAGCGAGTTATCGACAAAATGAATGCTCAACAAATCAATATCTGAAGAAATTTCGAAATTATAAATTCATTTGCAGGTTAAACGTCAGGCGTTGCTTAATGTGctgtcactttttttaaatgggtCAATGcgaatttgtaaacaaaatggCATCCTGCTCACGCTACTCCACAAAAAtagtatcaaaatattaaatgttATGATTTATGAAGAAGGAATTTTTGTTTCATgtcagatgtaattttacctctggaaatgtgtaattttaccacttttttacatcataaaagaggtaatattgaaccttccaaaattacagcttcgaaatttacattattttttactgtgttgtcatattttcgtttgttgacgtttttagcttgtttgcttatttagcctcctgtgatcaaaatttgacttTACGTAAcgtttcccatacaatctgtagattttccggaatcggttccagagtggccaaagttgtcactttttgcgtAAAAACCTTCCTTCGACTTATACAaatccaacgcaacaaagagcacatcaatccgacgctccgtattgtaggggagagtggggagacttgatccccttttttgtatcgcacataactctgtcaatttctcacattaaacattcatctatgtttggctaatacgggtatttcatcagatgaactcttcgaatcatgccaagcattttaaaaaaatattttaaaccagcattttaaaaatgttaggggtaacttgatccccgtatcaacattttgaagaaatcttaagcaaaatgtttcttattcatccaaacttttaattttctataagtaacagtaatttcacataaaacctgcacgtttgtgttcaaaatataacaagtttagtatgtaaaatatttaaaaacttaaaatattattttttagaccaaaattaagcatgtatacaaaagctggaaatttttgtttacaaaatttttgaaaaaaggttcaaactgcagtaagttatgtactactatactaaaggaaacaatgtatgaaaacccagcccaattaattaatcttgaagcTGATTccaatgactgtaaaaatgaagggatcaagtctccctaaacgcacttttttaaacaattgattgtaaaaatagtacaacgataaatttaacatcaaattcctAAGGGTTttagagttgataagtttatcaaacaattcatgtataaattttgacaaagaactttgtcctaagggctctattctggtgaggtgtcaatccagaaaaacgaaaaatgtcgcgcgttacgaaaatgttgcatgcttggtactgcgGAAGGGGTCTGCAAcgaatgaaatgtggcaacaatggtgcaacattctcgcgtgacagttccaagaaagcaggagacgaggcaaaatttgcaccatgttgccacatttcatgcggactatataagctaacagatagcctctgaacaattttagttttaaccgAAAAGccatcagagacggatcgacggtggtaattttattgctcacacacacatgcacacattgaaagacacaggttgtgcaccaacttgggaggaattctgttctaacgaATATTGTTAGAACGGACACTCGAAAAAAAGAATGATTTCAGGCAATGGGGTttggaccaaactggtaggatattggccacacccggagtggccatggccctgagggaaggttctaccgggggaacatttatcgaaccatacgacttggggcaatatgggtatcaaaattcatggttttgatactggtgataaaaatggccattttgacagtattggccacacccggagtggccatggccctgagggaaggttctactgggggtacatttatcgaaccatacgacttggggcaatatgggtatcaaaattcatggtttttgatactggtggtgaaaatggccattttgacaggattggccacacccgtagtggccatggccctgagggaaggttctaccgggggacatttatcgaaccatacgacttggggcaatatgggtatcaaaattcatggtttttgatactggtgatgaaaatggcaattttgacaggattggccacacccgtagtggccatggccctgagggaaggttctactggggtacatttatcgaaccatacgacttgggcaatatgggtatcaaaattcatggtttttgatactggtgatgaaaatggccactttgacaggattggccacacccgtagtggccatggccctgagggaaggttctactgggggacatttatcgaaccatacgacttgggcaatatgggtatcaaaattcatggtttttgatactggt
Encoded here:
- the LOC6051278 gene encoding prolyl 4-hydroxylase subunit alpha-1, with translation MAASKALLPLLTLVVVAIGQDQHIPSEFYSSVVNMELLLKSELAILDRLDRFILLSEEKVAFLKRERDRLRADIEGAEESPLVYVSNPVSAFLMTKRLVKDYQDIDELIRKGVGIDLIDGTTVLPTEEDLQGIAEGLSRLQDLYMMEATDLAKGNVYGHKLVRELTPDECYRVGLALAQGKYFTNANQWFREALRRWKAEDSPGISKFEILDYFTYSLTEDGEHEEAMKLTEELLKLDPKNAAVLSKKKVIQDWLDHVELNGRTVKPPRAVPHPLYEPLCRGDHQRPPSETSNLYCRYHMSTSPFLRLAPLKQEVVNLDPFVAVYHDAASAAEINKVIELGRPQINRSMVGDAAKKEVSKSRTSQNSWLTDFDHPVVAALSRRTKDMALGLDETAYESLQVNNYGIGGHYLPHYDWSREENPYPELKTGNRIATLMFYLSDVEEGGATVFPHLGVGVFPKKGTAIFWYNLRASGKGDEKTLHGACPVLIGSKWVANKWIHERHQEFVRPCDPDPEK